Proteins encoded by one window of Enterococcus saccharolyticus subsp. saccharolyticus:
- a CDS encoding RDD family protein, whose product MSEPLKDKQPTHYHPDDFYQQVLTSFKDKDYTEEEIEQKQAAWQRFEEPMKKSVVNDFPTYFYAGFWIRFWAFLIDMLCITAITKILLDVGFRALNLSMSPELFSVYGLLSISIYLAYFTLLTKLNRGQTIGKMIFGIRVIGLNEEELSWQTVLVREVACRFALQANPFLYVGYLPTAFTKRKQHAGDYLTDTSVVTLNMIKAFNKQVQV is encoded by the coding sequence ATGAGTGAACCATTGAAAGATAAACAGCCGACACACTATCATCCAGATGATTTTTACCAACAAGTGCTGACTTCTTTTAAAGACAAAGACTATACAGAGGAAGAAATTGAACAAAAACAAGCCGCATGGCAGCGATTTGAAGAGCCAATGAAAAAAAGCGTCGTGAATGATTTTCCGACCTATTTTTACGCAGGATTTTGGATTCGCTTTTGGGCGTTTTTAATTGATATGCTTTGTATTACAGCAATTACCAAAATTTTACTAGACGTAGGTTTTCGCGCACTGAATCTCTCCATGTCTCCTGAACTATTTAGCGTGTATGGTTTATTGAGTATCAGTATTTATTTAGCGTATTTTACCTTGCTAACAAAGTTAAATCGTGGTCAAACAATCGGTAAGATGATTTTTGGTATTCGTGTCATTGGATTAAATGAAGAAGAATTATCATGGCAAACCGTGTTAGTCCGCGAAGTGGCTTGTCGTTTTGCTTTACAAGCCAATCCATTTTTGTATGTAGGCTATTTGCCGACTGCCTTTACCAAACGAAAACAGCATGCAGGAGATTATTTAACGGATACGAGTGTGGTAACGTTAAATATGATTAAAGCTTTTAATAAGCAGGTTCAAGTGTAA
- a CDS encoding IS30 family transposase: MTYSNFTTTRLKGQHLTAIERGKIAAWHSEGISNRQIAKRLGVVPQTINNELKRGKLKQVKKSNGKCHYFFKYNAEFAQNRYRNNRQRCHRKEKFFQVRTFLAYFIELFKTKSYSPDATVGFARVHRLFSPAEMVCTTTLYKYIDKQRLEIKNIDLLMKTTRKPAQTKQVKNRKVLGKSIEARPTSVETREEFGHFEIDTVIGKRNGSETALLTLTERKTRFEIIRVLDAKDADSVSYAINRLAKEYGNNFSAVFRSITADNGSEFAQLSETLNGLTEIYFTHPYTSCERGTNENHNGIIRRYIPKGESMDSYHRKEIEQIANKMNQLPRKILNYATPQSCFEQELNKVVR; encoded by the coding sequence ATGACGTATTCAAATTTTACCACAACTCGTTTAAAAGGTCAGCACCTAACAGCCATTGAACGTGGAAAAATTGCCGCTTGGCATAGCGAAGGAATATCCAATCGGCAAATTGCCAAAAGGTTAGGTGTGGTTCCTCAAACAATTAACAATGAGTTGAAACGTGGGAAATTGAAACAAGTGAAAAAGAGCAATGGGAAATGTCATTATTTCTTCAAGTATAATGCAGAATTTGCTCAAAATCGGTATAGAAACAACCGACAACGATGCCATCGGAAAGAAAAATTTTTTCAAGTCCGTACCTTTTTGGCGTACTTTATCGAACTGTTTAAAACAAAGAGCTATTCTCCAGATGCAACGGTTGGTTTTGCACGAGTCCATCGACTCTTTTCTCCAGCTGAAATGGTTTGTACGACCACCCTCTATAAGTATATTGACAAGCAACGTCTTGAAATCAAAAACATTGATTTACTGATGAAAACAACACGTAAACCAGCACAAACCAAGCAGGTAAAAAATCGAAAAGTTCTTGGAAAGAGTATCGAAGCACGACCGACAAGTGTTGAAACACGTGAAGAATTTGGTCACTTTGAAATTGATACAGTCATTGGTAAACGGAATGGTTCAGAAACAGCGCTCTTAACTTTAACGGAACGAAAAACACGTTTTGAAATCATTCGTGTGCTTGATGCCAAAGATGCAGACTCTGTCAGTTATGCCATCAACCGATTAGCTAAAGAATATGGGAACAATTTTTCCGCTGTATTTCGTTCGATTACAGCTGATAATGGTTCGGAGTTCGCTCAGTTGTCAGAAACGTTAAATGGATTGACAGAAATTTATTTTACCCATCCGTATACTTCTTGCGAACGTGGAACGAACGAGAATCACAATGGCATCATTCGTAGATATATTCCCAAAGGCGAAAGTATGGACAGCTATCATCGAAAGGAAATCGAGCAAATTGCCAATAAAATGAATCAACTACCCAGAAAGATCTTAAACTATGCGACACCCCAGTCTTGTTTTGAACAAGAACTAAATAAAGTAGTTCGTTGA
- the tig gene encoding trigger factor, with protein sequence MTAKWEKTGTNDGVLTFSIAQEEIQKGLTTAFNRVKGNLNVPGFRKGKVSRTVFNRMYGEEALYEDALNAVLPEAYEAAVKEAGIDPVAQPKIDVESMEKGKDWVIKAEVTVKPEVKLGEYKNLTVEKQDREVTDADVDARLKREQEQQAELVIKEDAAVEGDTVVIDFEGFLGDEAFEGGKGENYSLELGSGSFIPGFEEQLVGKKAGDNTEVTVTFPEDYQAEDLAGKEAVFKVTVHEVKGKEVPELDDEFAKDVDDSVETLAELKEKFRAEIQENKEKAAKEAVEEAAIRQAVENAEIVELPHVMVHDEVHRAMDEFLNNMQRQGINPEMYYQLTGSTEADLHKQFEGEADTRVKTNLVIEAIVAAEGLEATEEEVEAEIKELAESYNMPEAQVRRVLTEDMLKHDINMKKAVDVITSTAVEA encoded by the coding sequence ATGACTGCAAAATGGGAAAAAACAGGCACCAATGATGGTGTATTAACTTTTTCAATTGCTCAAGAAGAAATTCAAAAAGGTTTAACTACAGCCTTTAATCGTGTGAAAGGAAACCTTAACGTACCAGGGTTCCGTAAAGGGAAAGTATCTCGTACAGTATTTAACCGTATGTACGGTGAAGAAGCATTATATGAAGATGCTTTAAACGCTGTCTTACCAGAAGCTTATGAAGCAGCTGTAAAAGAAGCTGGCATTGATCCAGTTGCACAACCTAAAATCGATGTTGAAAGCATGGAAAAAGGTAAAGATTGGGTAATTAAAGCTGAAGTAACAGTTAAACCAGAAGTAAAATTAGGTGAATACAAAAACCTAACTGTTGAAAAACAAGACCGCGAAGTAACAGACGCAGACGTAGATGCTCGTCTAAAACGCGAACAAGAACAACAAGCTGAATTAGTAATCAAAGAAGATGCTGCTGTTGAAGGTGATACAGTAGTGATTGACTTTGAAGGTTTCTTAGGCGATGAAGCTTTTGAAGGTGGAAAAGGCGAAAACTATTCACTTGAATTAGGTTCTGGTTCATTCATTCCAGGATTTGAAGAACAATTAGTTGGTAAAAAAGCTGGCGACAACACAGAAGTAACTGTGACTTTCCCAGAAGATTACCAAGCAGAAGATTTAGCTGGCAAAGAAGCTGTCTTCAAAGTAACTGTTCATGAAGTAAAAGGTAAAGAAGTACCAGAATTAGACGATGAATTTGCAAAAGATGTTGACGATAGCGTTGAAACTTTAGCAGAATTAAAAGAAAAATTCCGTGCTGAAATCCAAGAAAATAAAGAAAAAGCTGCAAAAGAAGCAGTTGAAGAAGCAGCAATTCGTCAAGCGGTTGAAAATGCTGAAATCGTTGAATTACCACACGTAATGGTTCACGATGAAGTTCACCGTGCAATGGATGAATTCTTAAACAATATGCAACGTCAAGGGATTAACCCAGAAATGTACTATCAATTAACTGGTTCTACTGAAGCTGACTTGCATAAACAATTTGAAGGCGAAGCAGATACTCGCGTGAAAACAAACCTTGTAATTGAAGCTATCGTTGCTGCTGAAGGCTTGGAAGCTACTGAAGAAGAAGTTGAAGCAGAAATCAAAGAGTTAGCAGAAAGCTACAACATGCCAGAAGCTCAAGTACGTCGTGTACTTACAGAAGACATGTTAAAACATGACATCAACATGAAGAAAGCTGTAGATGTAATTACTTCTACTGCTGTTGAAGCTTAA
- a CDS encoding TcaA second domain-containing protein — protein sequence MVLGGKEMKRCPKCTKEYEDRHHFCEDCGISLVSTDKSDSVTSEEDQERSMKESIFCEACGLKQEISGEFCEGCGHEFGIDIASNESGNLQKSIFAKDKKKYFIITSVIIVVLMTLFGTYKLGESYYSKNNQIKRYQEALLSTDGERIANVLSSTDSHFKVTKENIQVYSKYLKDNKAYLTNMVDKLPFSNASKNDIYIKKNGKKFFLYDKYDLMIQPVYFNISTNTSGMEIAINKQVEKAVSDSEKYTWKIGPLSPGAYEFIGSFDYNDKENTISQSIEQVDRVDINGKNTRNLSFELTKIKMDIVSELSEGEVLVDGHTVESLDSGKVTPLELIWRDDAKLQIKQKYGELELISEPLDFYPEDYLAENYSTEHSKMYIPIHDFSISSNVSSGDVYVNDHSIGKLSDGRLNHLTFVITEQPLKLQAKQKFEDGSELNSEIFDYERYDGYQDVYLEFPTEIEEYDISSFLNELYNHVTDYTDEDYSFGNSEIITLESYFENGDANHEFVDFKDNYILPARASETKEYISTSLSKVESVKRVGSNIYEVKYIVNYYTVYNNDTANKDQYFRYKKATFVLDDNEKLFIRDLGGADNFEEVSEREAY from the coding sequence TTGGTTTTAGGAGGAAAAGAAATGAAGAGGTGTCCAAAATGTACCAAAGAATATGAAGATAGGCATCATTTTTGTGAAGATTGTGGTATTTCGTTGGTTTCAACAGATAAATCTGATTCTGTAACATCAGAGGAGGATCAAGAAAGAAGTATGAAAGAATCTATTTTTTGTGAAGCTTGTGGATTAAAGCAAGAAATTTCCGGGGAATTTTGTGAAGGGTGTGGCCATGAATTTGGTATAGACATAGCCTCTAATGAATCAGGAAATCTCCAAAAAAGCATTTTTGCAAAAGATAAAAAGAAATACTTTATCATAACAAGTGTCATCATCGTTGTGTTAATGACATTGTTTGGGACATATAAATTGGGGGAGAGTTATTATTCTAAAAATAATCAGATTAAGCGCTATCAAGAAGCGTTATTATCCACAGATGGTGAAAGAATAGCAAATGTTTTAAGCTCTACAGATAGCCATTTTAAAGTGACGAAAGAAAATATTCAAGTTTATAGTAAATATTTAAAAGACAATAAAGCATATCTTACTAACATGGTAGATAAATTACCTTTTTCTAATGCCTCTAAAAATGATATATATATCAAAAAAAATGGCAAAAAGTTCTTTTTATATGACAAGTATGATTTAATGATTCAGCCAGTATATTTCAATATTTCTACAAATACTTCTGGCATGGAGATAGCTATAAATAAACAAGTAGAAAAAGCTGTGTCAGATAGTGAAAAATATACTTGGAAAATAGGCCCCTTGTCTCCAGGAGCATATGAGTTTATTGGAAGTTTTGACTATAATGATAAAGAAAACACTATTAGTCAATCAATTGAACAAGTTGATCGAGTTGACATTAACGGAAAAAACACTCGCAATCTTTCTTTTGAATTGACTAAAATTAAGATGGATATTGTTAGTGAGCTTTCTGAAGGGGAAGTTTTAGTCGATGGTCATACGGTTGAGTCATTGGATAGTGGCAAAGTCACACCATTAGAATTGATTTGGCGTGATGATGCAAAATTGCAAATTAAGCAAAAATATGGAGAGCTTGAATTAATCTCTGAACCACTTGATTTTTATCCAGAAGATTACTTAGCAGAAAACTATTCCACAGAACATTCAAAAATGTATATTCCAATCCATGACTTTAGTATTTCGTCTAATGTTTCATCAGGGGATGTTTATGTGAATGACCACTCTATCGGTAAATTATCAGATGGTCGATTAAACCATTTAACATTTGTTATCACTGAACAGCCATTGAAGCTACAAGCAAAACAAAAATTTGAAGATGGTAGTGAACTAAATTCAGAAATATTTGATTATGAAAGATATGATGGCTATCAAGATGTTTATTTAGAATTTCCAACAGAAATTGAAGAATATGATATTTCGAGCTTCTTAAATGAATTGTATAATCATGTAACTGACTATACAGACGAAGACTACAGCTTTGGAAACAGTGAAATAATTACTCTAGAAAGTTACTTTGAAAATGGCGATGCAAATCATGAATTTGTTGACTTTAAAGATAATTATATTTTGCCAGCTAGAGCAAGCGAAACAAAAGAATATATTTCTACATCGTTAAGCAAAGTGGAATCAGTTAAACGTGTAGGATCAAATATTTATGAGGTTAAATATATTGTTAATTATTATACAGTATACAACAATGATACAGCGAATAAAGATCAGTATTTTAGATATAAAAAAGCAACATTTGTGTTAGACGATAATGAAAAATTATTCATTCGTGACTTAGGTGGGGCAGATAATTTTGAAGAAGTGTCAGAAAGAGAGGCGTATTAA